In Acetoanaerobium noterae, the following are encoded in one genomic region:
- a CDS encoding response regulator has product MKKISVMIVDDHVMMREAIVKGFEGNSCIDIVYQAQSGRSALDYLENNQENIDIVLLDVIMPNENGTEILKQIKDLYPHIKVIMLTSMVNSKYVIKALENNADGYASKGMDFIQLVSMIQSVYEGKFCNDEKINDEVLKCREYIKQKSRILKDFALLTPREYEIVALISKGKSNIEIADDLFVSERTVKNHIHNILKKVNLQDRTQIAIANLRYKIVEKQLG; this is encoded by the coding sequence ATGAAGAAGATTTCCGTTATGATTGTAGATGATCATGTAATGATGAGAGAAGCGATAGTAAAAGGATTTGAAGGCAATTCATGTATTGACATAGTATATCAAGCGCAAAGTGGACGAAGTGCATTAGATTACTTAGAAAACAATCAAGAAAATATAGATATTGTATTGCTTGATGTAATTATGCCAAATGAAAATGGAACAGAGATTCTAAAACAAATTAAAGATTTATATCCACATATTAAGGTAATTATGCTTACAAGTATGGTAAACTCAAAATATGTTATTAAGGCTTTGGAAAATAATGCAGATGGTTATGCAAGCAAAGGAATGGATTTTATTCAGCTTGTATCTATGATACAATCAGTTTATGAAGGAAAATTTTGTAATGATGAAAAAATAAATGATGAAGTTTTAAAATGTAGGGAATATATAAAACAAAAGAGCAGAATACTTAAAGATTTTGCTTTACTAACTCCAAGAGAGTATGAAATCGTAGCACTTATTTCTAAAGGAAAAAGCAATATAGAAATTGCGGATGACTTATTTGTAAGTGAAAGAACTGTCAAAAACCATATTCATAATATACTTAAGAAAGTAAATTTGCAGGACAGAACTCAAATTGCTATTGCGAATTTAAGATATAAAATTGTTGAAAAACAGTTAGGATGA
- a CDS encoding V-type ATPase subunit — MGNVARFAALSTKLDAISGRFLQEEDYEVLLHKEKVTEVARYLKENTHYANLLADVDPDDVHRGDLNLLLSRKVIEITEKLAHFTSHNYKELMKALLIRYEVEDLKLILRAISRNEDVRSLDPLFIHSKKFSHLDYEQLLSITSIEDMVALLRGTIYEEAFRSITQEDLEVREFHAEMNLDFVYFKNLLKKSKNLSNEDRKILEELIGINIDLINIQWLYRARKYYGLSPEEILNYTLPGGIRYKFSQLKDLVYQEDPIEAVISSVKYTYPKIVAMKDIYIERKIYQYLYDMFKKSNRENRMNIAKLTSVLHFLEYEIRDIITIIEGIRYDVPVEAMKDFLIRNFD, encoded by the coding sequence ATGGGTAACGTTGCTAGATTTGCTGCGCTGAGCACAAAGCTAGATGCTATTTCAGGCAGGTTTCTTCAAGAAGAGGATTATGAAGTTCTGCTTCATAAAGAAAAGGTTACGGAAGTAGCTAGGTATTTAAAGGAAAATACCCACTATGCAAATCTTCTAGCTGATGTAGATCCGGATGATGTACATAGAGGGGACCTTAATCTTCTGCTCAGCAGAAAGGTAATTGAAATCACAGAAAAGCTGGCTCATTTTACGAGTCACAATTACAAAGAGCTTATGAAAGCACTACTAATTCGCTACGAGGTAGAGGATTTGAAGCTTATTCTAAGGGCTATAAGCAGGAACGAGGATGTAAGGTCGCTAGATCCACTATTTATTCACTCTAAAAAGTTTTCACATTTAGATTACGAGCAGCTGCTTAGCATAACTAGTATAGAAGATATGGTAGCTTTGCTGAGAGGAACTATTTATGAGGAGGCTTTTAGAAGCATAACTCAAGAGGATTTGGAGGTAAGGGAATTTCATGCAGAGATGAACTTAGACTTCGTGTATTTTAAGAATCTACTTAAGAAGTCTAAGAATCTGTCAAATGAAGACAGAAAGATTTTAGAAGAGCTTATAGGGATAAATATAGACCTTATAAACATCCAGTGGCTATATAGAGCTCGTAAATATTATGGGCTATCCCCTGAAGAGATTTTGAACTACACTTTGCCAGGAGGTATAAGATATAAGTTTTCTCAGCTAAAGGATTTAGTGTATCAAGAAGACCCTATAGAAGCCGTGATATCCTCTGTAAAGTATACCTATCCTAAGATAGTGGCTATGAAGGATATATATATAGAACGGAAAATCTACCAATATCTTTATGATATGTTCAAGAAATCAAACAGAGAAAACCGAATGAATATTGCAAAGCTCACTTCAGTGCTTCATTTTTTAGAGTATGAAATTAGGGATATTATAACGATAATAGAGGGCATAAGATATGATGTGCCAGTTGAAGCAATGAAAGACTTTTTGATTAGAAATTTTGATTAA
- a CDS encoding V-type ATP synthase subunit I, whose translation MKKEGEYVAVEKMQMMNLVAPLDDMHDLLQEIVLIEKIHIKNAVKEIQDSNFTLAVLEEHLDSIADMGTIVKYKANKSSYKIYQDKLSYLANALDMILEPKTDLDRKRDIEDAVAELDSITRKVAPIQDKLTEREETLHRYEDFLESIEYLKDINIDVCALSRMKHFNYHIGTLTKDKRLKLRNNYENISAIVLHIGSSVDGEAYLIFSPAQLEYEAERILKSLNFKEIPLPAEFEGVPSEIYQKIQDVIMDVKLDIEDLKSQIMQLKKDYEDRVDRIYSRVLLEERIENLKDHAAISEHFFYFSGWIPEVETEKIKQKLEEVCSRVIVVFSEVDEVPKRVVPPTKLKNSWILKPFELLVNLYGVPNYKELDPTIFLGLTYLILFGAMFGDVGQGAILFLAGWMIRKKESLKTPGEIMLRIGISSVFFGFMYGSVFGFEEYLPALLVHPIENIDFVLYSSIVFGVVLLLISFGISISNMLKIKEYEQGVFGRNGIVGLLFYVVLLVGVLELVLSDKIIPISMLIIVGIILLAMMLFKKPLTALLFRQPAVYHEGKKEYYIEGGFDLVETLLSLLSNTISFIRVGAFALNHVGLFLAFTTMANLSNNRAIGAVILIAGNIIIIGLEGLIVFIQGLRLEYYELFSKYYTGDGIAYSPFKLNLETEERK comes from the coding sequence ATGAAAAAAGAAGGTGAGTACGTGGCAGTTGAAAAGATGCAAATGATGAACCTTGTCGCTCCTTTAGATGACATGCATGATTTGCTTCAAGAAATAGTCCTGATAGAAAAAATCCATATTAAAAACGCAGTCAAGGAAATACAGGATTCTAATTTTACATTAGCTGTATTAGAAGAGCACCTTGACTCTATTGCTGATATGGGAACCATAGTCAAATACAAGGCTAATAAGAGCAGCTACAAGATCTATCAGGATAAGCTAAGCTATCTGGCAAATGCCCTCGATATGATACTAGAGCCTAAAACGGATCTAGATAGAAAGCGAGATATTGAGGATGCAGTAGCTGAGCTTGATAGTATAACTAGGAAGGTTGCTCCTATTCAGGATAAATTAACTGAAAGAGAAGAAACGCTTCACAGATATGAGGATTTTCTTGAGAGTATAGAGTATCTCAAGGACATCAATATAGATGTATGTGCTCTTTCTAGGATGAAGCATTTTAACTATCATATAGGGACGCTTACAAAAGACAAGAGACTAAAGCTAAGAAACAATTATGAGAACATCTCAGCTATTGTACTTCATATAGGAAGCTCTGTAGATGGAGAAGCATATCTGATTTTTTCTCCTGCCCAGCTAGAATATGAAGCTGAAAGGATTTTAAAATCCCTTAACTTCAAAGAAATTCCTCTACCTGCAGAGTTTGAGGGAGTTCCTAGTGAGATTTATCAAAAAATCCAAGATGTTATTATGGATGTGAAGCTAGATATCGAGGACTTAAAAAGTCAAATCATGCAGCTTAAGAAAGACTACGAGGATAGAGTTGACAGAATTTATTCGAGAGTATTATTAGAAGAACGTATAGAAAATTTGAAAGACCACGCAGCTATTTCTGAGCATTTCTTTTATTTTTCTGGATGGATTCCAGAAGTGGAAACTGAGAAAATCAAGCAAAAACTAGAAGAGGTATGTTCTAGAGTAATAGTTGTATTTTCAGAGGTGGATGAGGTTCCTAAAAGAGTGGTTCCACCTACAAAGCTAAAAAACAGCTGGATACTAAAGCCTTTTGAGCTTCTAGTCAATCTTTATGGGGTGCCCAATTACAAAGAGCTAGATCCTACTATTTTTCTAGGGCTGACTTACTTGATATTATTTGGCGCCATGTTTGGAGATGTAGGGCAGGGTGCGATATTGTTTTTAGCTGGCTGGATGATTAGGAAAAAGGAATCTCTTAAGACTCCTGGAGAAATTATGCTCAGAATAGGAATTAGCTCTGTATTCTTTGGCTTTATGTATGGGAGCGTGTTTGGGTTTGAGGAATATCTACCAGCACTTTTAGTACATCCTATAGAAAATATAGATTTTGTACTCTATTCATCTATAGTATTTGGAGTAGTGCTACTTCTTATCAGCTTTGGGATATCAATTAGCAATATGCTAAAAATCAAGGAATATGAGCAGGGAGTATTTGGCAGAAATGGTATTGTAGGATTGCTATTTTATGTAGTGCTTTTAGTTGGGGTTTTGGAGCTTGTATTATCTGACAAAATCATTCCAATTAGCATGCTTATAATAGTGGGAATAATACTTCTAGCTATGATGCTATTTAAAAAACCACTTACAGCGCTATTATTTAGGCAGCCTGCTGTATATCACGAAGGCAAGAAGGAATATTATATTGAGGGTGGATTTGATTTAGTGGAGACACTACTTAGTCTTCTTTCTAACACGATATCCTTTATCAGGGTAGGAGCCTTTGCGTTAAACCACGTTGGACTGTTTTTAGCGTTTACAACGATGGCAAATCTAAGCAATAACAGAGCGATAGGAGCTGTCATACTTATTGCTGGAAACATAATTATTATAGGACTTGAAGGCCTAATAGTTTTTATCCAAGGTCTAAGATTAGAGTATTATGAATTATTTAGCAAATACTATACAGGAGACGGGATAGCCTATTCTCCATTTAAGTTAAATTTAGAAACGGAGGAAAGAAAATGA